From Hirundo rustica isolate bHirRus1 chromosome 1, bHirRus1.pri.v3, whole genome shotgun sequence, a single genomic window includes:
- the LOC120753627 gene encoding C-C chemokine receptor type 1-like, which produces MGNETPDFTDWPLTTEFDYGDSTPCMGTEEKHFAAKFLPPLYSLVVIFGLTGNMLVVLILVKYKRLKSMTDIYLLNLAISDLLFVFSLPFWAYYAGHDWIFREALCRILSGVYLLGFYSGIFFIILLTLDRYLAIVHAVFALKARTVTYGILASVVTWAVAVLISVPGVVFHKTQKESSGYTCSAHYPSDSTINWKYSFILKMNILGLLIPMLIMIFSYSQILKTLLRSKNEKKQKAVRLIFVIMIFYFIFWTPFHISSFLHAFQNSLFIPNCELKSQLEKAIQVTETISMIHCCINPVIYVFVGEKFRAYLYTFFRKQVAPHLCKKCPSLYREKLERVSSTFTQSTAEHDISTGL; this is translated from the coding sequence ATGGGAAATGAAACCCCAGACTTCACCGACTGGCCACTGACAACAGAGTTTGACTATGGCGATTCAACACCATGCATGGGAACTGAGGAAAAGCACTTTGCAGCAAAGTTTCTGCCACCTCTTTATTCTCTAGTGGTGATATTTGGCCTGACAGGCAACATGCTTGTTGTCCTTATCCTGGTAAAATACAAGAGGCTGAAGAGTATGACTGACATCTACCTGCTCAacttggccatttctgatctgctgtttgtattttctctcccgTTTTGGGCTTATTATGCAGGTCATGACTGGATTTTCAGGGAGGCGCTCTGTCGAATTCTGTCAGGTGTCTACCTCCTTGGCTTCTACAGTGGCATCTTTTTCATAATCCTGTTGACCCTGGACAGGTACCTGGCCATAGTGCACGCCGTGTTTGCTTTGAAAGCCAGGACAGTTACCTACGGCATCCTCGCCAGCGTTGTCACTTGGGCTGTTGCTGTTCTAATTTCTGTCCCAGGGGTAGTATTTCACAAAACTCAGAAGGAAAGTTCAGGCTATACTTGCAGTGCTCATTATCCAAGTGATTCCACAATAAATTGGAAgtactcttttattttaaagatgaacaTCCTGGGACTTCTTATTCCAATGCTCATTATGATTTTCAGTTACTCACAAATTCTAAAAACACTATTGAGATCtaagaatgagaaaaaacagaagGCAGTCAGACTTATTTTTGTAATCATGATTTTTTACTTCATCTTCTGGACACCATtccatatttcttcttttttgcatGCATTTCAAAATTCACTTTTCATCCCAAATTGTGAACTTAAAAGTCAACTGGAGAAAGCAATCCAAGTGACAGAAACGATATCAATGATCCACTGTTGCATCAATCCTGTGATCTATGTATTTGTTGGAGAAAAATTTAGGGCATATCTTTATACCTTTTTCCGAAAGCAGGTCGCACCTCACCTTTGCAAAAAATGCCCAAGTCTTTATCGTGAAAAATTGGAAAGAGTCAGTTCAACATTCACACAATCCACTGCAGAGCACGACATCTCTACCGGACTGTAA
- the LOC120756660 gene encoding C-C chemokine receptor type 8-like yields the protein MNPTSQFLGTTEYDYGYDENTAPCNEGNNFRRFKSLFLPILYCLVFVFCLLGNSLVLWVLLTRKRLTTMTDICLLNLAASDLLFVLPLPFQAHYASDQWVFGNAMCKIMAGIYYTGFYSSIFFITLMSVDRYIAIVHAVYAMRIRTATCGVIISLILWLVAGLASVPNIMFSQELEVEQALQCVPTYPPGDNAWKVASQFAANILGLLIPFSILVFCYTQILKNLQKCKNQNKVKAIKMIFIIVIVFFLFWTPFNIALFLDSLQSLHVINDCKASSQIALALQLTETISFIHCCLNPIIYAFAGVTFKAHLKGLLQSCGRVLSSPAGGAGAGQSFSAPSQLSGWSDSAGVL from the coding sequence ATGAATCCCACCAGCCAGTTCCTTGGCACAACAGAATATGACTACGGATACGATGAAAACACTGCTCCTTGTAACGAAGGAAACAACTTTCGCAGGTTTAAATCCCTCTTTCTGCCAATTCTTTACTGCCTTGTGTTTGTCTTCTGCCTCCTGGGAAACTCCTTGGTCCTCTGGGTTCTCCTGACCAGGAAAAGGCTGACAACCATGACTGACATCTGCCTGCTGAACCTCGCAGCCTCTGATCTCCTCTTTGTTTTGCCCCTCCCTTTCCAAGCCCACTACGCTTCAGACCAGTGGGTTTTTGGCAATGCCATGTGTAAGATAATGGCTGGTATTTACTACACAGGTTTTTATAGCAGCATTTTCTTTATAACCCTCATGAGCGTAGACAGGTACATAGCAATTGTCCATGCTGTCTATGCCATGAGGATACGGACAGCCACTTGTGGCGTAATTATCAGCTTGATCCTGTGGCTGGTGGCTGGCTTGGCTTCTGTGCCCAACATCATgttcagccaggagctggaggtcGAGCAGGCTTTGCAGTGTGTCCCCACATATCCCCCAGGTGACAATGCCTGGAAGGTTGCTTCTCAGTTTGCAGCCAATATCTTGGGCCTCTTGATTCCCTTCAGCATCCTCGTTTTCTGCTACACTCAGATActaaaaaacctgcaaaaatgcaaaaaccAGAACAAGGTCAAGGCGATCAAGATGATCTTCATCATCGTCATcgttttcttccttttctggaCTCCTTTCAACATCGCGCTCTTCCTGGactctctgcagagcctgcacGTCATCAATGACTGCAAGGCGAGCTCCCAGATAGCGCTGGCCCTGCAGCTGACAGAAACCATCTCCTTCATCCACTGCTGCCTGAACCCCATCATCTACGCCTTCGCTGGCGTGACGTTCAAGGCCCATCTTAAAGGACTCCTTCAGTCCTGTGGCCGTgtcctctccagccctgccgGAGGTGCCGGGGCTGGACAGTCGTTCTCGGCACCCAGCCAGCTCTCCGGCTGGTCTGACAGCGCAGGGGTCCTGTGA